A genome region from Natronosalvus rutilus includes the following:
- a CDS encoding cytochrome d ubiquinol oxidase subunit II encodes MTDVDALAAEPLFGLPLADLWFGLLFFILGTFLFLDGFDFGAGALFATREDAEEREQLLAAIGPFWDGNEVWLVVFGGAMFAAFPSVYANLFSRHYLLMFAILGALIVRGLSPEMYEQRHDETWQTWWGRAFVVGSLTAPFFLGMFTANWLLGATTIVTLPGIIVGLALVALTVVDGAAFLRLKTRGDLRDDLRTDGYRALGAYLVLVVATIGSVYVAAPDLRPGLFSAPVVALVVVTLALAGVYALATREDRYYLAFVAAAGLVFALVGIVAGLMYPAIDRAGGLTVESAIVSTLPLNLMSIGAAILLPLIFVYFVVLYSTFSGPIEAGESY; translated from the coding sequence ATGACTGACGTCGACGCGCTCGCGGCCGAACCGCTGTTCGGACTCCCGCTCGCGGACCTCTGGTTCGGCCTCCTGTTTTTCATCCTCGGGACGTTCCTGTTCCTCGACGGGTTCGACTTCGGTGCCGGCGCGCTGTTCGCGACGCGAGAGGACGCCGAGGAGCGCGAACAGCTTCTCGCCGCGATCGGACCGTTCTGGGACGGCAACGAGGTGTGGCTCGTCGTGTTCGGCGGGGCCATGTTCGCGGCGTTCCCGTCCGTCTACGCCAACCTGTTCAGCCGCCACTACCTCCTGATGTTCGCTATCCTGGGCGCGCTCATCGTTCGCGGACTCTCCCCCGAGATGTACGAACAGCGCCACGACGAGACGTGGCAGACCTGGTGGGGGCGGGCGTTCGTCGTCGGCAGCCTCACGGCGCCGTTCTTCCTGGGGATGTTTACGGCGAACTGGCTGCTGGGTGCGACGACGATCGTCACGCTGCCGGGAATTATCGTCGGACTCGCCCTCGTCGCGCTGACCGTCGTCGACGGTGCGGCGTTCCTCCGGCTGAAGACGCGAGGAGACCTGCGCGACGACCTCCGGACTGACGGCTACCGGGCGCTCGGCGCGTACCTCGTCCTGGTCGTGGCGACGATTGGCTCTGTCTACGTCGCGGCGCCCGACCTCCGACCAGGCCTGTTCTCCGCGCCGGTGGTCGCGCTCGTCGTCGTGACGCTCGCCCTCGCCGGCGTGTACGCGCTGGCGACGCGGGAGGACCGCTACTACCTCGCCTTCGTCGCCGCCGCGGGGCTCGTCTTCGCACTGGTCGGCATCGTCGCCGGCCTAATGTACCCGGCGATCGACCGGGCCGGCGGCCTGACGGTCGAGTCGGCCATCGTCTCGACACTCCCGCTCAACCTCATGTCGATCGGGGCGGCGATCTTGCTCCCGCTGATCTTCGTCTACTTCGTGGTCCTCTACTCCACGTTCAGCGGACCGATCGAAGCGGGTGAGTCCTACTGA
- a CDS encoding ATP-dependent DNA helicase: MRFFPYEEPYENQREAMDRIYNTLVRGQNVLFEGACGTGKTLSALVPALEVAREQDKTVVITTNVHQQMRQFVAEARAITREESIRAVVFKGKSSMCHIDVGYEECQTLRDNTRALVEAESDHAQLERRQRDLLAESQAGSESAADARAAVMDELENLEEQIEELGEANVCDHYRNNLLDTEATDEFFGWLFEDVRTPDEIYEYADERELCGYELLKEGLEGVDLVVCNYHHLLDPMIREQFFRWLGRDPDDVIAVFDEAHNVEDAARDHASRACSERTFDSALDELAETDDPRADDATNVLEAFRDALVGTYEDSFGFGQRESVGDNWEDVPISNEDRRDDLTLAFLQAYSGQGIEGDLEAARKLGQQLDEEYEEAYREGETATRTECQTLEAAAFVAAWMDEGTDQGLYPVVSVRRDAGTDEVYGRAELYSCLPRHVTGQLFEAVSGTVLMSATIQPFEVTEDVLGLEECVTMAYGLQFPEDRRRTYAVETPALFASARDDPEVQTEVEEAIYDAVRMTPGNTLAFFPNYGEAARYAERLESRTDATVYLDEPGVGAEELRQKFVANDRAVCCTSLWGTLAEGVSFDGDDAHTVLVVGVPYPHLDDRAEAVQEAYDVAFEGTDTGWRYAVEIPTVRKTRQALGRVIRSPEDVGVRALLDRRYSRRAKSDLGTYSVNGTFPHEEREELLDLDPEKLKFAMMNFYGDHDRYAGEPPAP; encoded by the coding sequence CTGCGTTTTTTCCCGTACGAGGAGCCCTACGAGAACCAGCGCGAGGCGATGGACCGCATCTACAATACCCTCGTGCGCGGGCAGAACGTCCTCTTCGAGGGCGCCTGTGGGACCGGGAAGACCCTCTCGGCGCTCGTCCCCGCCCTCGAGGTGGCTCGCGAGCAGGACAAGACGGTCGTCATCACGACGAACGTCCACCAGCAGATGCGCCAGTTCGTCGCCGAGGCCCGTGCGATCACCCGCGAGGAATCCATCCGTGCCGTGGTCTTTAAAGGAAAGTCCTCGATGTGTCACATCGACGTCGGCTACGAGGAGTGCCAGACCCTGCGGGACAACACCCGTGCGCTCGTCGAGGCCGAGAGCGACCACGCCCAACTCGAGCGGCGCCAGCGCGATCTGCTGGCCGAGAGCCAGGCGGGCAGCGAGTCCGCCGCGGACGCCCGCGCGGCCGTAATGGACGAACTCGAGAACCTCGAGGAGCAGATCGAGGAGCTCGGGGAGGCCAACGTCTGTGACCACTACCGGAACAACCTGCTCGATACCGAAGCGACCGACGAGTTCTTCGGCTGGCTGTTCGAGGACGTCCGCACGCCCGACGAGATCTACGAGTACGCCGACGAGCGCGAACTCTGTGGCTACGAACTGCTGAAGGAGGGCCTCGAGGGGGTCGACCTCGTAGTCTGTAACTACCACCACCTGCTCGACCCGATGATCCGCGAGCAGTTCTTCCGCTGGCTCGGGCGCGACCCCGACGACGTCATCGCCGTGTTCGACGAGGCTCACAACGTCGAAGACGCCGCGCGCGACCACGCCAGCCGTGCCTGCTCGGAGCGAACCTTCGACAGCGCGCTGGACGAACTCGCCGAGACGGACGACCCACGGGCCGACGACGCCACGAACGTGCTCGAGGCGTTTCGCGACGCGCTGGTCGGGACCTACGAGGACAGCTTCGGCTTCGGTCAGCGCGAGTCGGTCGGCGACAACTGGGAGGACGTCCCGATCAGCAACGAGGACCGCCGGGACGACCTCACGCTCGCCTTCCTGCAGGCGTACTCGGGCCAGGGCATCGAGGGCGACCTCGAGGCCGCGCGCAAACTGGGCCAGCAACTCGACGAGGAGTACGAGGAGGCCTATCGCGAGGGCGAGACCGCGACCCGAACCGAGTGCCAGACCCTCGAGGCGGCCGCGTTCGTCGCGGCCTGGATGGACGAGGGGACCGACCAGGGGCTGTACCCCGTCGTCTCCGTTCGTCGGGACGCGGGCACCGACGAGGTTTACGGGCGGGCGGAACTGTACAGCTGTCTCCCCCGCCACGTCACCGGACAGCTCTTCGAGGCCGTCTCCGGGACGGTCCTGATGAGTGCGACCATCCAGCCGTTCGAGGTCACCGAGGACGTCCTCGGCCTCGAGGAGTGCGTGACGATGGCCTACGGGCTGCAGTTCCCGGAGGATCGCAGGCGAACCTACGCCGTCGAGACGCCCGCGCTGTTCGCCTCCGCTCGAGACGACCCCGAGGTCCAGACCGAGGTCGAGGAGGCCATCTACGACGCCGTCCGAATGACGCCGGGAAACACGCTCGCCTTCTTCCCGAACTACGGCGAAGCCGCCCGATACGCCGAGCGCCTCGAGTCACGGACCGACGCGACGGTCTACCTGGACGAGCCGGGCGTCGGCGCCGAGGAGCTTCGCCAGAAATTCGTCGCCAACGACCGCGCCGTCTGCTGTACCTCGCTCTGGGGGACCCTCGCCGAGGGCGTGAGCTTCGACGGCGACGACGCCCACACGGTGCTGGTCGTCGGCGTCCCCTACCCGCACCTCGACGACCGTGCCGAGGCGGTCCAGGAGGCCTACGACGTCGCCTTCGAGGGGACCGACACGGGGTGGCGCTACGCCGTCGAGATCCCCACCGTCCGGAAGACCCGACAGGCGCTGGGGCGGGTAATTCGATCGCCCGAGGACGTCGGCGTCCGCGCCCTCCTCGACCGGCGCTACTCGCGACGCGCCAAATCCGATCTGGGAACCTACAGCGTCAACGGTACCTTTCCGCACGAGGAACGGGAGGAACTGCTGGACCTGGACCCGGAGAAGCTCAAATTCGCCATGATGAACTTCTACGGCGACCACGATCGATACGCGGGCGAACCGCCGGCGCCCTAA
- a CDS encoding inorganic phosphate transporter, giving the protein MVEIATLLTFALAALASLFMAWAIGAGSSGSTPFAPAVGANAISVMRAGFLVGILGFAGAVLQGANVSEAVGAELINGVVLSPAAATLGLSIAAVLVAIGVFAGYPIATAFTVTGSIIGVGLAMGGTPAWPKYQEIAALWLLTPFVGGGIAYLIARLLRDEPVSERTLIVGLAGVVGVLLANIEFAALGGAGESASLALAAGDAVPGPALVGPLAVTALVALFWALLFWTDTRGTIERGERHFLLVLGGLVAFSAGGSQVGLAIGPLLPLSGDLEIPLTALLVGGGVGLLVGSWTGAPRMIKAISQDYSSLGPRRSIAALIPSFAIAQSAVLYGIPVSFNEIIVSAIIGSGYAASSADGGGVSARKMGLTVLAWVLSLAGSIVLSYAGFRLVDWVIL; this is encoded by the coding sequence ATGGTCGAGATCGCGACCCTCCTGACCTTCGCCCTCGCCGCCCTCGCCAGCCTCTTCATGGCCTGGGCGATCGGTGCCGGCTCGAGCGGCTCCACCCCGTTCGCCCCCGCCGTCGGCGCGAACGCCATTTCGGTGATGCGAGCGGGCTTTCTGGTCGGAATACTCGGGTTCGCCGGTGCCGTCTTGCAGGGAGCGAACGTCTCCGAAGCAGTCGGCGCGGAACTCATCAATGGCGTCGTCCTCTCGCCGGCCGCCGCCACCCTCGGACTGTCGATCGCCGCCGTGTTGGTCGCTATCGGCGTCTTCGCGGGCTACCCCATAGCGACGGCGTTCACGGTGACGGGATCGATCATCGGCGTCGGTCTCGCGATGGGCGGGACGCCGGCCTGGCCCAAATATCAGGAGATTGCCGCACTGTGGCTGCTCACGCCCTTCGTCGGCGGCGGGATCGCGTACCTGATCGCCCGACTGCTTCGGGACGAACCCGTCTCCGAACGAACGCTCATCGTCGGTCTCGCCGGCGTCGTCGGCGTTCTCCTCGCGAACATCGAGTTCGCCGCCCTCGGCGGGGCCGGCGAGAGCGCGTCGCTGGCGCTCGCAGCGGGTGACGCCGTTCCCGGCCCCGCGCTCGTCGGCCCGCTCGCGGTGACTGCCCTCGTCGCTCTCTTCTGGGCGCTCCTCTTCTGGACCGACACGCGCGGAACGATCGAGCGCGGCGAGCGACACTTCCTGCTCGTCCTCGGAGGATTGGTCGCATTCTCGGCGGGCGGGAGCCAGGTCGGCCTCGCCATCGGCCCCCTGCTCCCCCTCTCGGGCGACCTCGAGATCCCCCTCACGGCGCTGCTGGTCGGCGGCGGCGTCGGCCTCCTGGTCGGCTCCTGGACGGGCGCTCCGCGGATGATCAAGGCGATCTCCCAGGACTACTCCTCGCTCGGACCCCGCCGGTCGATCGCCGCGCTCATCCCCTCGTTCGCCATCGCCCAGTCGGCCGTCCTCTACGGCATTCCGGTCTCGTTCAACGAGATCATCGTCAGTGCGATCATCGGGAGCGGCTACGCCGCCTCGAGCGCCGACGGCGGCGGGGTAAGCGCCCGAAAGATGGGATTGACCGTGCTGGCGTGGGTGCTCTCGTTGGCCGGGTCGATCGTCCTCTCGTATGCGGGCTTTCGACTCGTCGACTGGGTCATCCTGTAA
- a CDS encoding Hvo_1808 family surface protein, with protein sequence MGIGNTRVTVVAAFVALIVLSGTVAGVPGAVAPVADANGAGGTTLEGQTASALGTAQDDGDIVQACAADPPEDFDAPADGNETIGWFDGYWYNQPLEVDASDGLTQAELEKVSARTAARIEALRCLSFETLPPVEIVDRETFAEESAGQYEDVDQRTRQFDNAQFETLLLIGSDDDAVDVRQADRSTTVGGYYDYVNDEIVVISENSDQLQLDEAILAHELGHALQDQHFPLEEYVRNTTDRDNAILGVIEGDTHRMEQQYLAYCENDQWNEPCILDDGSGGEEGDQSQAPPNWGLYFMQFQPYSDGPSFVQSVYDEGGWDAVNALYDDMPDSAVEVIYPKRYGEFDANDLEVSDRSSDDWERLTFEEGPDYNVIGQAGLSAMFMDPAYDGTPVVPPESFLNLEASGEVNTTDPLNYDLEPTNGWQGDKLYAYENGEGETATVWALEWENATEAATFVETYERLIEVRGGERVDGTAHTYAFDDGSEFDMALTIYPEDDQLLIVTAPTVDDLTAVHGDVEVLEDGESPLVDGDDSETGDSNDSNGSESDADGDDSSDDESTDDDSIPGFGIGAAVSALLVSLAGLARVRRNR encoded by the coding sequence ATGGGAATCGGGAACACACGGGTTACGGTCGTCGCCGCGTTCGTCGCGCTGATCGTTCTCTCGGGGACCGTCGCCGGGGTCCCCGGTGCGGTCGCTCCCGTTGCGGACGCTAACGGAGCCGGCGGAACGACACTCGAGGGACAGACGGCATCGGCGCTCGGGACCGCCCAGGACGACGGCGACATCGTCCAGGCGTGCGCCGCGGACCCGCCGGAAGACTTCGATGCACCAGCGGACGGAAACGAGACCATCGGCTGGTTCGACGGCTACTGGTACAACCAGCCCCTCGAGGTCGACGCCTCCGACGGTCTAACCCAGGCGGAACTCGAGAAGGTCAGCGCCCGAACGGCCGCCCGAATCGAGGCGCTCCGGTGTCTCTCGTTCGAGACGCTGCCGCCGGTCGAAATCGTCGACCGCGAGACGTTCGCCGAGGAGAGCGCCGGCCAGTACGAGGACGTCGACCAGCGAACCCGGCAGTTCGACAACGCCCAGTTCGAGACCCTGCTGCTCATCGGCAGCGACGACGACGCGGTCGACGTACGCCAGGCGGACCGGAGCACGACCGTCGGCGGCTACTACGACTACGTAAACGACGAAATCGTGGTGATCTCCGAAAACAGCGACCAGCTGCAACTCGACGAGGCCATCCTGGCCCACGAACTCGGTCACGCCCTCCAGGACCAGCACTTCCCGCTCGAGGAGTACGTCCGCAACACGACCGACCGCGACAACGCCATCCTGGGCGTCATCGAGGGCGACACCCACCGGATGGAACAGCAGTACCTCGCGTACTGCGAGAACGACCAGTGGAACGAGCCCTGTATCCTCGACGACGGCAGCGGCGGTGAGGAGGGCGATCAATCACAGGCGCCCCCGAACTGGGGGCTGTACTTCATGCAGTTCCAGCCCTACAGCGACGGCCCATCGTTCGTCCAGTCGGTCTACGACGAGGGCGGCTGGGACGCCGTCAACGCCCTCTACGACGACATGCCCGACTCCGCCGTCGAGGTGATCTACCCCAAGCGCTACGGCGAGTTCGACGCGAACGACCTCGAGGTATCCGACCGCTCGAGCGACGACTGGGAACGACTCACGTTCGAGGAGGGGCCGGATTACAACGTGATCGGGCAGGCCGGCCTCTCGGCGATGTTCATGGACCCCGCCTACGACGGGACGCCGGTCGTTCCCCCGGAATCGTTCCTGAATCTCGAGGCCAGCGGTGAGGTCAACACCACCGATCCCCTGAACTACGACCTCGAGCCCACGAACGGCTGGCAGGGCGACAAACTGTACGCCTACGAGAACGGTGAGGGCGAGACGGCGACCGTCTGGGCCCTCGAATGGGAGAACGCCACCGAGGCCGCCACCTTCGTCGAGACCTACGAGCGACTGATCGAGGTCCGGGGCGGCGAGCGCGTCGACGGCACCGCCCACACCTACGCCTTCGACGACGGCTCCGAGTTCGACATGGCGCTGACGATCTACCCCGAGGACGACCAACTCTTGATCGTCACCGCACCCACCGTCGACGACCTGACGGCCGTCCACGGCGACGTCGAGGTGCTCGAGGACGGCGAGAGCCCGCTCGTGGATGGCGACGACAGCGAGACCGGCGACTCGAACGACTCGAACGGCTCCGAGAGCGACGCGGACGGTGACGACTCGAGCGACGACGAGTCGACGGACGACGACAGCATTCCCGGATTCGGGATCGGTGCCGCCGTGAGTGCCCTACTCGTCTCGCTCGCGGGCCTGGCTCGCGTCCGGCGGAATCGATAG
- a CDS encoding Hvo_1808 family surface protein — translation MRTRGYLVLVTITLLVVLAGCAAPLTTPSDAPASAERDLGTIYGYNATSTLDVDDPARLSRSELETVTYRAMARLEELRGLRYTEDVEVEVWSREELREWYGESEPADAFTNELWRAAFVVDGETDVNEAFDSLYGDSVLGFYVDGRIVVVTDDPDADRLRIDRTTLVHELAHALQDQQFGLERQGTTIDARRAENGLIEGEAALLAHRYEQRCRDDSAWECLPETSDGGLEGDGEPESGDEPSDGDDAGETNRSLNVGLYLSIYAPYAEGPTFVQSVYDAGGWGAVDAAFADRPTSTSQLVHPERYPDDRPVDVAVDDRSSPAWSPITDDSSEIRTETVGEATLFGALWTNGALDHSLLEEESELSRYNYSHPATSGWAGDTFVAYEATSGDGSGENGDGDGDGDGDEGGNGATGHVWALEFHTPAAADRFASAYERVLENQGAEEVDAESATYRIGTDEPFAGAYRIAVDGSRVELVGAPTVEGIEGIRPSEETGTTTSIAMGGNPLEVPTVAGTVSSSSPREVTNLPTEPDLKPAR, via the coding sequence ATGCGAACGCGCGGCTACCTCGTTCTCGTCACCATCACCCTCCTCGTCGTTCTCGCCGGCTGTGCGGCCCCCTTGACGACGCCGAGCGACGCGCCCGCCTCCGCCGAGCGGGATCTCGGAACGATCTACGGCTACAACGCGACGAGCACGCTCGACGTCGACGATCCCGCCCGGTTGAGCCGATCCGAACTCGAGACCGTCACCTACCGCGCGATGGCCCGCCTCGAGGAGCTTCGCGGCCTTCGGTACACCGAGGACGTCGAGGTCGAGGTGTGGTCCCGCGAAGAACTCCGCGAGTGGTACGGCGAGAGCGAGCCCGCGGACGCGTTCACGAACGAACTCTGGCGCGCCGCGTTCGTCGTCGACGGCGAGACCGACGTCAACGAGGCGTTCGACTCGTTGTACGGCGATTCTGTGCTGGGCTTCTACGTCGACGGGCGAATCGTCGTTGTCACCGACGACCCCGACGCCGACCGCCTCCGAATCGACCGTACCACGCTCGTCCACGAACTCGCCCACGCCCTCCAGGACCAGCAGTTCGGCCTCGAGCGCCAGGGGACAACCATCGACGCGCGCCGCGCGGAAAACGGCCTCATCGAAGGCGAAGCGGCGTTGCTCGCCCACCGCTACGAGCAGCGGTGTCGCGACGATTCGGCGTGGGAGTGTCTCCCGGAAACGAGCGACGGCGGCCTCGAGGGAGACGGTGAGCCAGAGAGCGGCGACGAACCATCGGACGGCGACGATGCCGGCGAAACGAACCGGTCGCTGAACGTCGGGCTCTACCTCTCGATTTACGCACCCTACGCCGAGGGACCGACGTTCGTCCAGTCGGTCTACGACGCCGGTGGCTGGGGCGCCGTCGACGCCGCCTTCGCCGATCGGCCGACGAGCACCAGCCAGCTCGTCCACCCCGAGCGCTACCCCGACGACCGGCCGGTCGACGTTGCGGTCGACGATCGCTCGAGCCCCGCGTGGTCGCCGATCACCGACGACAGCAGCGAAATCCGAACCGAGACCGTCGGCGAGGCGACCCTCTTCGGGGCGTTGTGGACCAACGGCGCCCTGGATCACTCCCTGCTCGAGGAGGAGAGCGAATTATCGCGGTACAACTACTCACATCCCGCCACTTCGGGGTGGGCCGGCGACACGTTCGTCGCCTACGAGGCGACGTCTGGCGACGGTTCGGGCGAGAACGGGGACGGCGATGGTGATGGCGACGGCGACGAGGGCGGAAACGGAGCCACCGGCCACGTCTGGGCCCTCGAGTTCCACACGCCCGCGGCCGCCGACCGCTTCGCCAGCGCCTACGAGCGCGTGCTCGAGAACCAGGGCGCCGAGGAAGTCGACGCCGAGAGCGCGACGTACCGAATCGGAACCGACGAGCCCTTCGCCGGGGCCTATCGGATCGCCGTCGACGGAAGCCGCGTCGAACTCGTCGGCGCGCCGACGGTCGAGGGAATCGAGGGGATTCGTCCGTCCGAGGAAACGGGGACGACGACGTCGATCGCTATGGGTGGAAACCCGCTCGAGGTGCCGACGGTGGCGGGGACGGTTTCGAGTTCGAGTCCGAGGGAGGTCACGAACCTGCCCACTGAGCCTGATCTCAAACCTGCACGCTGA
- a CDS encoding cation diffusion facilitator family transporter → MASSTKVVLAALFANGAIAVLKFIGFTLTGSPAMLSETYHSISDTGNQVFLLIGIRYGAQEANRSHPFGHGKAQFFYSFLVSIMLFGIAGWESAKHGYQALQEGEVHRASEPVPILGASVDPIYINYAVLIGAIVFETYAFWKAYQGITAQMDEHGWETLREAFRKTSDVTTLTALTEDAIALAGAGIALFGIYLSRTFENPIYDAGAALVIGILLMGFAVALAWENKRLILGESLPEPAEDELRDIIADWDGVVDLVDFRTVYFGPEELLVTADVAFDPTLDTETIDDRITDIEDALREHDGQIQRVYIEPEMAGPGSS, encoded by the coding sequence ATGGCCAGTAGCACTAAAGTCGTGCTCGCCGCGCTGTTCGCGAACGGGGCGATCGCCGTCCTCAAATTCATCGGCTTCACGCTCACCGGGAGCCCCGCGATGCTCTCGGAGACCTATCACTCGATTTCCGACACCGGGAACCAGGTCTTCTTGCTGATCGGCATCCGCTACGGCGCCCAGGAAGCGAACCGGTCGCACCCGTTCGGCCACGGCAAGGCGCAGTTCTTCTACAGCTTTCTCGTGAGCATCATGCTCTTCGGCATCGCCGGCTGGGAGAGCGCGAAACACGGCTACCAGGCGCTGCAGGAGGGCGAGGTCCACCGGGCGAGCGAACCCGTACCGATACTCGGCGCCTCGGTCGACCCTATTTATATCAACTACGCGGTCCTGATCGGAGCGATCGTCTTCGAAACGTACGCCTTCTGGAAGGCCTACCAGGGGATCACCGCTCAAATGGACGAGCACGGCTGGGAGACCTTACGCGAGGCCTTCCGCAAGACCAGCGACGTGACGACGCTGACTGCCCTCACCGAGGACGCCATTGCCCTCGCCGGGGCCGGCATCGCCCTCTTCGGGATCTACCTCTCGAGAACGTTCGAGAACCCGATCTACGACGCGGGCGCGGCTCTCGTCATCGGTATCTTGCTCATGGGATTCGCGGTCGCGCTGGCCTGGGAGAACAAGCGGCTCATCCTCGGCGAAAGCCTTCCCGAGCCCGCCGAGGACGAACTTCGCGACATTATCGCTGACTGGGACGGCGTCGTCGACCTGGTCGACTTCCGGACGGTCTACTTCGGCCCCGAGGAGTTGCTGGTCACCGCCGACGTCGCGTTCGATCCGACTCTCGATACGGAAACCATCGACGATCGGATTACCGACATCGAGGACGCTCTGCGCGAACACGACGGTCAGATCCAGCGCGTCTACATAGAACCCGAGATGGCGGGCCCCGGGTCGTCCTGA
- a CDS encoding cytochrome ubiquinol oxidase subunit I, with protein MIDPVLASRLQFALTTIVHIIFPVMSMGLAPFLVYFTWKDIRTGEAIYEQLRRFWTKIFAVSFVVGTVTGIVLEFEFGTNFAAFSTTAGELFGGPLALEGMMAFMLEATFLGVFVFGRERVGDALYMVSAVAVGLGTWLSAVWILIANSWMQTPRGYELVTENDQVIVTLVDPIAAYANPRFPWMFVHMQNAAVESVALFMAGLGAYFVFRHHVWDYPVENVDFWETTLKFGLIALIVTAPLQVIHGDLYARHVFETQPQKFAAMEAVWETDTYVPEYLVAFPTSLTDLLDPRAKNVFGIGIPGGASWLASGGDPQATIQGLEEFEGPQPPVAIVFWAFRIMVALGFWFILLAVWGGYRWWRGELLEDDLLHKALMLSAPLGIVAVELGWIVTEVGRQPWVIQDVMRTSDGVSPGLTGAEATLTLAGFAVVYLGLLTLYAYVVARIVRAGPPDVDGSAARDASETPASEVSVDD; from the coding sequence ATGATCGACCCGGTCCTCGCGAGTCGGCTCCAGTTCGCCCTCACGACCATCGTCCACATCATCTTTCCCGTGATGAGCATGGGCCTCGCGCCGTTTCTCGTCTACTTCACGTGGAAGGACATTCGAACCGGCGAGGCCATCTATGAGCAGTTGCGCCGGTTCTGGACGAAGATCTTCGCCGTGAGTTTTGTCGTCGGAACCGTGACGGGGATCGTCCTCGAGTTCGAGTTCGGCACCAACTTCGCGGCGTTCTCGACGACCGCCGGCGAACTGTTCGGCGGCCCGCTCGCGCTCGAGGGGATGATGGCGTTCATGCTCGAGGCGACGTTCCTCGGCGTCTTCGTCTTCGGCCGCGAGCGCGTCGGCGACGCGCTGTACATGGTCTCGGCGGTGGCCGTCGGCCTGGGAACCTGGCTGTCGGCCGTCTGGATTCTGATCGCGAACTCCTGGATGCAGACGCCGCGGGGCTACGAACTGGTTACCGAGAACGACCAGGTGATCGTCACCCTGGTCGACCCGATTGCCGCCTACGCCAACCCCCGGTTCCCGTGGATGTTCGTCCACATGCAAAACGCGGCAGTGGAATCGGTCGCGCTGTTCATGGCCGGCCTCGGTGCGTACTTCGTCTTTCGCCATCACGTGTGGGACTACCCCGTCGAGAACGTCGACTTCTGGGAGACGACGCTCAAGTTCGGCCTGATCGCACTGATCGTCACCGCACCGCTGCAGGTGATCCACGGCGATCTATACGCCCGCCACGTCTTCGAGACTCAACCCCAGAAGTTCGCCGCGATGGAGGCCGTCTGGGAGACCGACACCTACGTCCCCGAGTACCTCGTCGCGTTCCCGACGAGTCTCACCGACCTGCTCGATCCACGCGCGAAGAACGTCTTCGGCATCGGCATCCCCGGCGGGGCGTCGTGGCTCGCCAGCGGCGGCGACCCGCAGGCGACGATTCAGGGTCTCGAGGAGTTCGAGGGGCCCCAGCCGCCCGTCGCGATCGTCTTCTGGGCATTTCGCATCATGGTCGCGCTCGGCTTCTGGTTTATCCTGCTGGCCGTCTGGGGCGGCTACCGCTGGTGGCGCGGCGAACTCCTCGAGGACGACCTGCTCCACAAGGCGCTGATGCTCTCGGCGCCGCTCGGGATCGTCGCGGTCGAACTGGGCTGGATCGTCACCGAGGTCGGCCGCCAGCCCTGGGTCATCCAGGACGTCATGCGGACGAGCGACGGCGTCTCGCCGGGACTTACTGGCGCCGAAGCGACGCTGACGCTCGCCGGGTTCGCCGTCGTCTACCTTGGCTTGCTCACGCTCTACGCGTACGTCGTCGCCAGGATCGTTCGCGCCGGGCCGCCGGACGTCGACGGATCCGCCGCTCGAGACGCGTCCGAGACGCCGGCATCCGAGGTGAGCGTCGATGACTGA
- a CDS encoding DUF5828 family protein encodes MEESISGFKVRGDWGDVVEHGERITQALRETGVDDPDLDAGVRFARAFNEWDEWRPKAHERLETEVSEKTAEQASVEEGKGEKAGKNPDEDLKTAGEKLSASYEALEADEADEAVDSWRESVDYVARAADTASRKAIRRVEDTVYQKVMTQLAPYYFDNELVSANIQQSGRGNADRFVFEVNVNDDVLKADVSERLAEYEDEVDRWHVETEKDTERAEAVEGVEPPPEPSDGSRSTTN; translated from the coding sequence ATGGAAGAGAGTATTTCGGGATTCAAAGTCCGTGGTGACTGGGGCGACGTCGTCGAGCACGGCGAGCGGATCACCCAGGCGCTCCGCGAGACGGGCGTCGACGATCCCGACCTCGACGCTGGCGTGCGGTTCGCGCGCGCGTTCAACGAGTGGGACGAGTGGCGACCCAAGGCCCACGAGCGCCTCGAGACCGAGGTCAGCGAGAAGACGGCCGAACAGGCCAGCGTCGAGGAGGGCAAGGGCGAAAAGGCCGGCAAAAATCCCGACGAAGACCTGAAAACGGCCGGCGAGAAGCTGTCCGCCTCCTACGAGGCCCTCGAGGCCGACGAGGCCGACGAGGCCGTCGATAGCTGGCGGGAGTCGGTCGATTACGTCGCGCGCGCGGCCGACACCGCCAGTCGAAAGGCGATTCGGCGGGTCGAAGACACCGTCTACCAGAAGGTGATGACCCAGCTCGCGCCGTACTACTTCGACAACGAACTCGTCAGCGCGAACATCCAGCAGAGCGGCCGGGGCAACGCCGATCGGTTTGTCTTCGAGGTGAACGTCAACGACGACGTCCTCAAGGCCGACGTCTCGGAGCGACTCGCCGAGTACGAAGACGAGGTCGACCGCTGGCACGTCGAAACCGAGAAGGACACGGAACGAGCCGAGGCTGTCGAGGGCGTCGAGCCGCCGCCAGAGCCCAGCGACGGGTCGCGATCGACGACGAACTGA